From Heteronotia binoei isolate CCM8104 ecotype False Entrance Well chromosome 17, APGP_CSIRO_Hbin_v1, whole genome shotgun sequence, one genomic window encodes:
- the QPCTL gene encoding glutaminyl-peptide cyclotransferase-like protein — MRKGPRRLRSGMGAAPGELEPGGFSGSRRRSFGRPLRLWLLWLVLVAAAIVGLYLLWREATGRSWGVTEDEQIGASQPIHKPRSLSSSQLKHLASRVDLQRLWHSYLQPILIERYPGSSGSKQVRQFITERLKGLGASWHVELDAFEDRTPHGTVNFANVVATLDPAASRRLVLACHYDSKYFPHDGRGRAFLGATDSAVPCSMLLELVTTLDQELLRSKEQGSEMSLQLLFLDGEEAFEEWSDTDSLYGARHLAERMAKTSVHPGITQLRAMALFVLLDLLGADHLNIQNHFLDTASWFDRLVGIERRLHRLGLLASHPQEQLYFSRHPIYGPVQDDHIPFLRRGVPVLHLIATPFPVVWHTMEDTEAHLHRPTVENLCKILAVFVAEYLWL, encoded by the exons ATGCGCAAAGGGCCGCGCAGGCTGCGGTCAGGGATGGGGGCAGCCCCCGGGGAGCTAGAGCCGGGGGGGTTCTCTGGGTCCCGCAGGCGGAGCTTCGGCCGTCCCCTGCGCCTCTGGCTCCTTTGGCTGGTCCTGGTCGCTGCGGCCATCGTGGGGCTCTACCTGCTCTGGAGGGAGGCGACAGGACGCAGCTGGGGGGTGACGGAAGACGAGCAGATCGGGGCCTCCCAG CCGATCCACAAGCCCCGGAGCCTGTCCAGCAGCCAACTAAAACACCTGGCCTCCCGGGTGGACCTCCAGCGGCTTTGGCATAGCTACCTGCAGCCCATCCTGATCGAAAGATACCCCGGCAGCAGTGGGAGCAAACAAGTCCGGCAG TTCATCACAGAACGCCTGAAAGGGCTTGGGGCTTCCTGGCACGTAGAGCTGGATGCCTTCGAGGACCGGACCCCACACGGAACCGTGAACTTTGCCAATGTGGTGGCCACTCTGGACCCTGCGGCCTCCCGGCGCCTGGTGCTGGCCTGCCACTACGACTCTAAGTATTTCCCACACGACGGCCGTGGCCGGGCTTTCCTGGGGGCCACGGACTCGGCTGTGCCCTGTTCAATGCTGCTGGAGCTGGTGACCACCCTTGACCAGGAGCTGCTGAGGTCCAAAGAGCAG GGTTCTGAGATGTCTCTGCAGCTGCTGTTTCTGGATGGGGAAGAGGCCTTCGAGGAGTGGAGTGACACAGACTCCTTGTATGGAGCTCGGCATTTGGCAGAACGCATGGCCAAGACCTCAGTCCACCCAGGCATCACTCAGCTACGGGCAATG GCTCTCTTTGTCCTGCTGGACCTCCTGGGGGCAGACCACCTGAACATCCAGAATCATTTTTTGGACACTGCCAGCTGGTTTGATAGACTGGTCGGCATTG AAAGACGGCTACACCGCCTGGGTCTCCTGGcatcccacccccaagagcagcTGTATTTCAGCCGACATCCCATCTATGGCCCCGTCCAAGATGACCACATTCCCTTCCTCCGGAGAG GGGTCCCGGTCCTTCATCTCATCGCCACACCTTTCCCTGTGGTCTGGCATACTATGGAGGACACGGAGGCACACTTGCACCGACCCACAGTGGAGAACTTGTGTAAGATCCTGGCAGTTTTTGTGGCAGAATACCTGTGGCTCTAA